One Zerene cesonia ecotype Mississippi chromosome 25, Zerene_cesonia_1.1, whole genome shotgun sequence DNA window includes the following coding sequences:
- the LOC119836605 gene encoding uncharacterized protein LOC119836605, which yields MYLNQITDLAFYEDLKTKYSSDAYEPVTTSMKESISKNINCDEFSDYALNCTIEAAMMYNSSRMTPPVPTKIGDWCRAIKHLISCAIDWNVDCKDVTESHFNEDSIKGHIHVANNVCDDEWLLLRYEELSECIDSTQDPWEACYKAFKKSVEEQKNTTHEWTHYDVHFNLCCTRARFRRCTLEALFDLPTSCTHNQAVTLQKFSVIVSEGGVYQDCDRNMMYPNCPGGDPRPTGKMLRRLSYESSVLRPSVPQHVLRPLDGTL from the exons atgtatctaaaTCAAATTACAGATCTAGCGTTTTATGAAGATTTGAAAACGAAATATTCAAGCGATGCATATGAGCCAGTTACAACGTCTATGAAGGAATCCATATCGAAGAATATAAATTGCGACGAATTTTCAGATTACGCGCTAAATTGTACAATAGAAGCGGCCATGATGTATAATTCCAGTAGAATGACGCCGCCAGTGCCGACTAAGATCGGTGATTGGTGTAG AGCAATAAAGCATCTGATAAGCTGCGCGATAGATTGGAATGTGGATTGCAAAGACGTCACTGAGAGCCACTTCAACGAAGATAGCATTAAGGGCCATATACACGTCGCCAATAATGTTTGCGACGATGAATGGTTATTGTTAC GCTACGAGGAGTTATCGGAGTGTATTGATAGCACTCAAGACCCTTGGGAGGCTTGCTACAAGGCGTTCAAGAAATCCGTCGAAGAACAAAAGAATACGACTCACGAGTGGACGCATTATGATGTTCATTTTAACCTGTGCTG TACCAGGGCCAGATTCAGACGTTGCACGCTGGAGGCGCTGTTCGACCTACCAACCAGTTGCACTCACAACCAAGCGGTGACATTGCAGAAGTTCTCGGTCATTGTGTCTGAAGGGGGCGTGTATcag GACTGTGACCGCAACATGATGTATCCCAATTGCCCCGGTGGCGACCCACGGCCCACTGGCAAAATGCTGCGTCGGTTG TCTTATGAGTCTTCGGTGCTTCGCCCCTCCGTGCCGCAGCACGTACTCCGTCCACTAGATGGCACGCTCTAG